A section of the Vespa velutina chromosome 6, iVesVel2.1, whole genome shotgun sequence genome encodes:
- the LOC124949790 gene encoding odorant receptor 13a-like: protein MDDTQLRYMKFTRRLMRIVGQWPHQTNMEKILVSFVYLPFVIAQAVLQGGGMIAAWNYDSDIALENFAPFLVSLMIVVKIVNFIFNSAKMKKLLVTMQDDWRMAMKKDEEIRILHDYYSIGTLLSKGYAVCVYGSMMPFLMVPVLTLSSRFLGLAGNETEQYPLIFHAEYFISMEKYYYFVLIHSYFGTIGFCAAVVGIDSMFVFYVQHICGIITILGNRLENVVKDGDMNVDIYPNKMNDKTCKLAGDCVKLHNHILQYSQMIESANTVSFFVQLGLNMVCISFTGFQAVMHLNKPDEAFRYGSFAIAQTCHLLFESLPAQQLYDHSIRVCEYAASGNWYRASLRTRKIFNLMILRSQTPIQLTAGKFYTLNLENFSAVVRTSFSYFTVLCSMR from the exons ATGGACGACACGCAACTACGATACATGAAATTCACGAGAAGACTGATGCGTATTGTTGGACAATGGCCGCATCAAACTAATATGGAAAAGATATTGGTTTCGTTTGTATATTTGCCATTTGTTATTGCACAAGCTGTTTTACAg GGTGGCGGTATGATAGCGGCATGGAATTATGACAGTGATATTGCATTGGAAAATTTCGCGCCTTTCCTGGTCAGCTTGATGATAGTCGTGAAGATCgttaactttattttcaacAGTGCTAAG ATGAAAAAGCTTTTGGTGACGATGCAAGACGACTGGAGAATGGCCATGAAGAAGGACGAGGAGATTCGTATTCTTCACGATTATTATTCCATTGGAACGTTGTTGAGCAAAGGTTATGCAG tATGTGTCTATGGATCGATGATGCCATTTTTAATGGTCCCAGTGTTAACACTGTCATCACGATTTTTGGGCCTTGCTGGAAACGAAACGGAACAGTATCCTTTGATATTTCATGCGGAATACTTCATAAGCAtggaaaagtattattatttcgtattaataCATTCTTACTTTGGTACTATTGGATTTTGTGCTGCTGTTGTTGGTATCGACTCGATGTTCGTATTTTACGTGCAACATATTTGCGGTATCATAACGATATTAGG TAATCGTTTGGAAAATGTTGTCAAGGACGGTGACATGAACGTCGACATTTATCCAAACAAAATGAATGACAAAACTTGTAAACTCGCTGGAGATTGCGTTAAACTACATAATCACATTTTACA ATATTCACAAATGATCGAGTCAGCAAATACAGTATCCTTCTTTGTACAACTTGGATTGAACATGGTTTGCATTAGCTTTACGGGATTTCAg GCTGTAATGCATTTGAATAAACCGGATGAAGCATTCAGATATGGCTCATTTGCCATCGCACAAACTTGTCACTTGTTATTCGAAAGTTTGCCAGCTCAACAATTGTACGATCATAGCATAAGAGTATGCGAATATGC aGCAAGTGGTAATTGGTATCGTGCTTCGttaagaacgagaaaaatttttaatctcatGATACTTAGAAGCCAAACACCCATTCAATTAACCGCTGGCAAATTTTATACACTGAATTTGGAGAACTTTAgtgcg GTGGTACGTACTTCGTTTTCCTATTTCACGGTTCTCTGTTCAATGCGATGA